The proteins below come from a single Asanoa ferruginea genomic window:
- a CDS encoding N-acyl-D-amino-acid deacylase family protein produces the protein MAEHDLVLAGGTVVDGRGGPPVVADVALSGDRVAAVGAPGTLDGHETIDVTGKVVSPGFIDIHSHADFTLAVDGRAQSSVAQGITTVVTGNCGHGVAPVTDRSAPLVPTNIPGWRAAWDDRQTWRTFPEYLDALRGQGVGVNVYPLVAHGALRLAVAGFSTRSLTAKELDRVRGLAAEAMDAGAVGVSSGLEYAPGLAADTDELVAVATPVGERGGLYASHCRNRTDRIVEAATEAVTITARTGCRLQLSHFVRRPTSTDPSLFYQAVDVVRAGPTRSRLDVFPFPHGPTPLPTFVVPMSLRDAPRREVARRLLSTSLLETLDQRFVDALTGGEAAACHLASDGGDGTLVGRTLGELAKEWDLSLPEVVLEILRRAGDDFYDAVVVEPVFADDDLRWALAQPDFLVMGDGLTGALDGPLAGHAMCASDWGYVPEMLARFVRDEALVPLAAAVARMTAEPAAQIGLTDRGVLAPGYRADVTVFDPARVGTAVREDALIAVPAGIDEVLVNGVAVVRDGRLTGARPGVVGHRPG, from the coding sequence ATGGCTGAGCACGACCTGGTGCTGGCCGGCGGCACCGTGGTCGACGGCCGCGGCGGGCCGCCGGTGGTGGCTGACGTCGCTCTGTCGGGCGATCGGGTCGCTGCCGTCGGGGCGCCGGGAACGCTCGACGGCCACGAGACGATCGACGTCACAGGCAAGGTGGTCAGCCCCGGGTTCATCGACATCCACTCGCACGCCGACTTCACCCTCGCGGTCGACGGGCGGGCGCAGAGCAGCGTGGCGCAGGGCATCACCACCGTGGTGACCGGCAACTGCGGGCACGGGGTCGCGCCGGTGACCGACCGGTCCGCGCCGCTGGTGCCGACGAACATCCCCGGTTGGCGCGCGGCCTGGGACGACCGGCAGACCTGGCGCACGTTCCCGGAATACCTCGACGCGCTGCGCGGCCAGGGCGTCGGCGTCAACGTGTACCCGCTCGTCGCGCACGGCGCGCTGCGGCTCGCGGTGGCCGGGTTCTCGACCCGTTCGCTGACCGCCAAAGAGCTCGACCGGGTACGCGGCCTCGCGGCCGAGGCGATGGACGCGGGCGCAGTCGGCGTCTCGTCTGGCCTGGAGTACGCGCCGGGCCTGGCCGCCGACACCGACGAGCTGGTCGCCGTCGCGACACCGGTGGGGGAGCGGGGCGGCCTCTACGCCTCGCACTGTCGCAATCGGACGGACCGGATCGTGGAAGCGGCAACGGAAGCGGTGACGATCACCGCGCGCACCGGGTGCCGGCTCCAGCTCTCGCACTTCGTGCGGCGGCCGACGTCGACCGACCCCTCGTTGTTCTACCAGGCCGTCGACGTCGTGCGGGCCGGGCCGACCCGGTCGCGGCTCGACGTGTTCCCGTTCCCGCACGGACCGACGCCGCTGCCGACGTTTGTGGTGCCGATGTCGCTGCGCGACGCGCCCCGCCGCGAGGTGGCCCGCCGGCTGCTCAGCACCAGCCTGCTGGAGACGCTCGACCAGCGGTTCGTCGACGCGCTCACCGGCGGCGAGGCCGCGGCCTGCCACCTTGCCTCCGACGGCGGCGACGGCACGCTGGTCGGCCGGACCCTCGGCGAGCTGGCCAAGGAATGGGATCTGTCGTTGCCCGAGGTGGTGCTGGAGATCCTCCGCCGGGCCGGCGACGACTTCTACGACGCGGTCGTGGTCGAGCCCGTCTTCGCCGACGACGACCTGCGCTGGGCGCTGGCCCAACCCGACTTCCTGGTGATGGGCGACGGTTTGACCGGCGCGCTGGACGGCCCGCTGGCCGGGCACGCGATGTGCGCGTCCGACTGGGGCTACGTGCCGGAGATGCTGGCCCGGTTCGTCCGCGACGAGGCCCTGGTGCCGCTGGCCGCGGCGGTCGCACGGATGACCGCCGAGCCGGCCGCCCAGATCGGGCTGACCGACCGGGGCGTGCTGGCGCCCGGCTACCGCGCCGACGTGACCGTGTTCGACCCCGCTCGGGTCGGCACCGCGGTGCGCGAGGACGCGCTGATCGCCGTGCCGGCGGGCATCGACGAGGTGCTGGTCAACGGCGTCGCGGTGGTGCGGGACGGGCGGCTCACCGGTGCCCGGCCGGGGGTCGTGGGACACCGGCCTGGATGA
- a CDS encoding threonine synthase, producing MTLPVRLRCVLCEQDRPATVDAHVCPEHEGLAGILDVVVDNPRRGTGDDPLDRYRSHLPLPATPRVLPTGYLTRTPLLPAPRLATLLGVGELLIKDESRNPTGSLKDRSSALAVELAVYGGYTDIACASTGNAASSLAGACAVAGLTARIFVPVGTPVGKLAQLAAFGAQVMLVRGSYDDAYYLCEDAARAFGWYDRNCAVNPYLMEGKKTCGLELADQLGDARADWVSVAVGDGCTVAAIGKGLAEGGHGDTRLLAVQPAGAAPIVDAWVRNSEEITAIEAHTVADSVSVGRPRNAVKALRTVRASGGAFRAVDDADIEAAARLLGRIAGFFAEPGAAAGIAAIQGARAEGLIGPHDRVVHVVTGSGLKTTARTATPFPEIEATLDAVRAVVDA from the coding sequence ATGACGCTCCCGGTCCGCCTGCGCTGCGTGCTCTGCGAGCAAGACCGGCCGGCCACGGTCGACGCACACGTCTGCCCGGAACACGAGGGCCTCGCCGGGATCCTCGACGTCGTCGTCGACAACCCCCGGCGGGGCACGGGCGACGACCCGCTCGACCGTTACCGATCGCACCTGCCGCTCCCGGCCACGCCGCGGGTGCTGCCGACCGGCTACCTGACCCGGACCCCGCTGCTGCCCGCGCCGCGGCTGGCCACGCTGCTCGGCGTCGGCGAGCTGCTGATCAAGGACGAGAGCCGCAACCCCACCGGCTCGCTCAAGGACCGGTCGTCGGCGCTGGCGGTCGAGCTCGCGGTGTACGGCGGCTACACCGACATCGCCTGCGCGTCCACCGGCAACGCGGCGTCCAGCCTGGCCGGTGCCTGTGCGGTCGCCGGGCTGACCGCCCGCATCTTCGTGCCCGTCGGGACACCGGTGGGCAAGCTGGCCCAGCTCGCCGCGTTCGGCGCCCAGGTGATGCTGGTCCGGGGCAGCTACGACGACGCCTACTACCTGTGCGAAGACGCCGCCCGCGCGTTCGGCTGGTACGACCGCAACTGCGCCGTCAACCCGTACCTGATGGAAGGCAAGAAGACCTGCGGTCTTGAACTGGCCGACCAGCTCGGCGACGCGCGGGCCGACTGGGTCAGCGTCGCCGTCGGCGACGGCTGCACCGTGGCGGCCATCGGCAAGGGGCTCGCCGAGGGCGGCCACGGCGACACCCGGCTGCTGGCGGTGCAACCGGCCGGTGCCGCGCCGATCGTCGACGCGTGGGTCAGGAACAGCGAGGAGATCACGGCGATAGAGGCGCACACGGTCGCCGACTCGGTCTCGGTCGGCCGGCCCCGCAACGCGGTCAAGGCCCTGCGCACCGTGCGGGCCAGCGGCGGCGCCTTCCGCGCGGTCGACGACGCCGACATCGAAGCGGCCGCCCGCCTGCTCGGCCGGATCGCCGGTTTCTTCGCCGAGCCCGGTGCCGCCGCCGGCATCGCCGCGATCCAGGGCGCCCGCGCCGAGGGCCTGATCGGGCCGCACGACCGGGTCGTCCACGTGGTCACCGGCAGCGGGCTGAAGACGACGGCCCGCACGGCAACGCCGTTCCCGGAGATCGAGGCGACCCTCGACGCCGTCCGCGCGGTGGTGGACGCGTGA
- a CDS encoding G5 domain-containing protein: MTYRGARSGLLAVIAAVAFVAGCGSPEQTATRPVDLAVPVPAGLGTAAPETSAPETAEPTTAPATTAPVVEKKMVRETQRIAFSTRTVKDSSLASGKKKVRTKGVAGVRTITFEVTLTNGKQTAKKQVSSTITKAPVTQVVAVGTKPASKCDPNYSGCVPIASDVDCAGGSGNGPAYVQGPVRVIGDDIYDLDRDGDGIACDS; encoded by the coding sequence ATGACGTATCGAGGAGCGCGGTCCGGGTTGCTGGCAGTCATCGCGGCAGTGGCGTTCGTCGCGGGGTGCGGCAGTCCCGAGCAGACCGCGACGCGGCCGGTCGACCTGGCGGTGCCGGTTCCGGCCGGCCTGGGCACGGCCGCTCCGGAGACCTCCGCCCCCGAGACCGCCGAGCCGACGACGGCGCCGGCGACCACCGCACCGGTGGTGGAGAAGAAGATGGTCCGCGAGACCCAGCGGATCGCCTTCTCGACCCGGACGGTGAAGGACTCCAGCCTGGCCTCGGGGAAGAAGAAGGTGCGCACCAAGGGCGTCGCCGGAGTCCGGACCATTACCTTCGAGGTGACCCTCACCAACGGGAAGCAGACCGCGAAGAAGCAGGTCAGCTCGACGATCACCAAGGCACCGGTGACCCAGGTCGTGGCCGTCGGCACGAAGCCGGCCAGCAAGTGCGACCCGAACTACAGTGGTTGCGTGCCGATCGCGTCCGATGTGGACTGTGCGGGCGGCAGCGGAAACGGCCCGGCGTACGTCCAGGGTCCGGTCCGGGTCATCGGCGACGACATCTACGACCTCGACCGGGACGGCGACGGGATCGCCTGCGACAGCTGA
- a CDS encoding metal-dependent hydrolase family protein, which produces MITIVGAQVFDAVTGTAARKDVTIHDGLISAVGGDVAAETIDGTGATLLPGLIDCHTHLCATATPDIIAQMGGDSPTRATLHAARNAKAHLDAGVTTVRDCGALGGVAIELARAIDDGLVDGARVQAAGLVITMTGGHGHFLGREVDGVDEVRKATRQAIKDGAGFVKVMSTGGLLTPGVTAGRTAFAPDELKVLVDEAHNAGLRVATHAIGNEGIKNALRAGVDSVEHGFYLDDEAIDLLLARDDVYLVPTLSGVECALAHGDELAPWLRTKSQAVVEDRAASFRRAHAAGVRFAAGTDAGTPFNPHGGLPHEIALMAEVGLSHAEALIAATRHAAANLGLADRIGTIEVGKVADLVLVDGDPLADLGALRKVRQVIQAGVPRPPAGHR; this is translated from the coding sequence ATGATCACGATCGTCGGGGCCCAGGTGTTCGACGCCGTCACCGGGACGGCCGCGCGTAAAGACGTGACCATCCATGATGGACTGATCAGCGCCGTCGGTGGTGACGTCGCGGCCGAGACGATCGACGGCACCGGCGCCACGCTGCTGCCCGGCCTCATCGACTGCCACACCCACCTGTGCGCCACCGCGACCCCCGACATCATCGCCCAGATGGGCGGCGACAGCCCGACCCGCGCCACCCTGCACGCGGCCCGCAACGCGAAGGCCCACCTGGACGCGGGCGTGACGACGGTCCGCGACTGCGGCGCCCTCGGCGGCGTCGCGATCGAGTTGGCCCGGGCGATCGACGACGGCCTGGTCGACGGGGCACGGGTGCAGGCGGCCGGGCTGGTCATCACGATGACCGGCGGCCACGGCCACTTCCTCGGCCGCGAGGTCGACGGCGTCGACGAGGTGCGCAAGGCCACCCGGCAGGCGATCAAGGACGGCGCCGGCTTCGTCAAAGTGATGTCGACGGGCGGCCTGCTGACCCCGGGCGTCACCGCGGGCCGCACCGCGTTCGCACCCGACGAGCTGAAGGTGCTGGTCGACGAGGCGCACAACGCCGGCCTGCGGGTCGCGACGCACGCGATCGGCAACGAGGGCATCAAGAACGCGCTGCGGGCCGGCGTCGACTCGGTCGAACACGGCTTCTATCTCGACGACGAGGCGATCGACCTGCTGCTCGCCCGCGACGACGTCTACCTCGTGCCGACCCTCTCGGGCGTCGAGTGCGCGCTCGCGCACGGCGACGAACTCGCGCCCTGGCTGCGGACCAAGTCGCAGGCCGTCGTCGAGGACCGGGCGGCGAGCTTCCGCCGGGCCCACGCGGCCGGCGTACGGTTCGCCGCCGGCACCGACGCCGGCACCCCGTTCAACCCGCACGGCGGCCTGCCGCACGAGATCGCGCTGATGGCGGAGGTCGGCCTGTCCCACGCCGAGGCGCTGATCGCGGCGACCCGGCACGCGGCGGCCAACCTGGGCCTGGCCGACCGGATCGGCACGATCGAGGTGGGCAAGGTCGCCGACCTGGTCCTCGTCGACGGCGACCCGCTGGCCGACCTCGGCGCGCTCCGCAAGGTGCGGCAGGTCATCCAGGCCGGTGTCCCACGACCCCCGGCCGGGCACCGGTGA
- a CDS encoding MalY/PatB family protein, with amino-acid sequence MDLLPVAPIETLRQRRSAKWRFHPHDVLPLPVAEMDFDLAPPIQEALRAAVERSDTGYPAPVPTLADALVGFAGERWGWEIDPAAVTAVADVGVGVVELLRVLVRPADPVVICPPVYPPFFGWIPEAGGRVHEVPLRDGRLDLAGLERAFATHPAAFLLCNPHNPVGRVHSRDELTEIVRLATAYGVPVISDEIHAPLVPPGATFTPILTIPGAAAIAVSLVSTSKAWNLAGLKCATLVTASPAMAAVTDRLPPDTPWRVGHFGVLASVAAYTEGVGWLDRLLATLDDRRALLGRLLAERLPEVSWTPPEATFLAWLDCSAIGAGAAPRDLFFEKGRVALEPGPRFGAAGDGHVRLNFGTSAEILEAAVDRMAAARGSL; translated from the coding sequence ATGGACCTGTTGCCGGTGGCCCCGATCGAGACACTGCGCCAGCGCCGCAGCGCGAAGTGGCGCTTCCATCCGCACGACGTGCTGCCGCTTCCGGTGGCCGAGATGGACTTCGACCTCGCGCCGCCCATCCAGGAGGCGTTGCGCGCGGCGGTCGAGCGGTCCGACACCGGCTATCCGGCCCCGGTTCCGACACTCGCCGACGCGCTGGTCGGGTTCGCCGGCGAGCGCTGGGGCTGGGAGATCGACCCGGCGGCGGTGACCGCCGTCGCCGACGTCGGGGTCGGCGTCGTCGAGTTGCTGCGGGTGCTGGTGCGGCCCGCCGACCCAGTGGTGATCTGCCCGCCGGTCTACCCGCCGTTCTTCGGGTGGATCCCGGAGGCGGGCGGCCGGGTGCACGAGGTGCCGCTGCGCGACGGGCGACTCGACCTGGCCGGCCTGGAGCGGGCGTTCGCCACGCATCCCGCCGCGTTCCTGCTCTGCAATCCACACAACCCGGTCGGCCGGGTGCACAGTCGCGACGAGCTGACCGAGATCGTGCGCCTCGCCACGGCGTACGGCGTGCCGGTGATCAGTGACGAGATCCACGCGCCGCTGGTGCCGCCCGGTGCGACGTTCACGCCGATCCTCACCATCCCGGGCGCGGCCGCCATCGCGGTGAGCCTGGTGTCGACGAGCAAGGCGTGGAACCTGGCCGGGCTCAAGTGCGCCACGCTGGTCACCGCGTCGCCGGCGATGGCCGCCGTCACCGACCGCCTCCCGCCGGACACGCCGTGGCGGGTCGGCCACTTCGGGGTGCTGGCGAGCGTGGCCGCCTACACCGAGGGAGTCGGCTGGCTCGACCGCTTGCTGGCGACGTTGGATGACCGGCGGGCGTTGCTCGGCCGGCTGCTGGCGGAGCGCCTCCCCGAGGTCTCCTGGACCCCGCCCGAAGCGACCTTCCTGGCCTGGCTCGACTGCTCGGCCATCGGCGCCGGCGCAGCACCGCGCGACCTGTTCTTCGAGAAGGGCCGGGTGGCCCTGGAGCCGGGCCCACGGTTCGGTGCGGCCGGCGACGGCCACGTCCGGCTCAACTTCGGCACCAGTGCGGAGATCCTCGAAGCGGCGGTCGACCGGATGGCGGCGGCGCGGGGTTCGCTCTAG
- a CDS encoding FadR/GntR family transcriptional regulator, with protein MTDAPFVPVRGGRLYEDVVDQITYAIRRGRFVTGDRIPGIDDLAAMLGTSRPTVREAVGLLANAGVLRVKRGHTGGIEVATDIVPTGVLALSRAGHRATLTELTEARRPVEQELARLAGQRATEDNFQALADAIAMLAPARGKPAEWVRANDLFHYEIARAAHSPRLARYSHEIMEELAILLDGFDEKYTDYDHTVHIHEETLRALRSRDDRRIAAVMDDHLGELEDT; from the coding sequence GTGACCGACGCGCCGTTCGTCCCGGTCCGCGGCGGCCGGCTCTACGAGGACGTCGTCGACCAGATCACCTACGCGATCCGGCGTGGCCGGTTCGTCACCGGCGACCGCATCCCCGGCATCGACGACCTGGCCGCGATGCTCGGCACCAGCCGGCCGACCGTGCGCGAGGCCGTCGGGCTGCTCGCGAACGCCGGCGTGCTGCGGGTCAAGCGCGGCCACACCGGCGGGATCGAGGTCGCCACCGACATCGTGCCGACCGGCGTGCTGGCCCTCTCCCGGGCCGGCCACCGCGCCACCCTGACCGAGTTGACCGAGGCCCGCCGCCCGGTCGAGCAGGAGTTGGCCCGGCTCGCGGGGCAGCGGGCGACCGAGGACAACTTCCAGGCGCTGGCCGACGCGATCGCGATGCTGGCGCCGGCGCGCGGGAAACCGGCCGAGTGGGTGCGCGCCAACGACCTGTTCCACTACGAGATCGCCCGCGCCGCGCACAGCCCGCGGCTGGCCCGCTACTCCCACGAGATCATGGAGGAGCTGGCGATCCTGCTCGACGGCTTCGACGAGAAATACACCGACTACGACCACACCGTGCACATCCACGAGGAGACGCTGCGCGCGCTGCGTAGCCGGGACGACCGGCGCATCGCCGCGGTGATGGACGACCACCTGGGCGAGCTGGAGGACACATGA
- a CDS encoding ATP-dependent Clp protease ATP-binding subunit yields the protein MFERFTDRSRRVVVLAQEEARILNHGSIGTEHLLLGIIHEGENVGARALEGLGLSLAGVRQQVEEVVGTGGKAAVGHMPFTPRARQVLELALREALQLGHGHIGPEHILLGLVRDGGGVGAQVLAGLGADTAAVRRHVIEVLAKRGADDDTEPAGSAVLDQFGTNLTQAARDGRLDPVIGRETEIERVIRVLCRRTKNNPVLLGEPGVGKTAAVEGLAQRIAAGEVPDRLRRKQLYTLDLGALVAGSRYRGDFEERLKKVLKEVRGRGDIILFVDEIHTMVGAGAAEGALDAASILKPLLARPELQLIGATTNDEYRRILTKDAALERRFQPVAMGEPTVPQTVEILKGLRHHYEAHHRVVFTDAALVAAATLADRYVADRFLPDKAIDLIDEAGARTHLRGVPAGTEVGADDIAEVLADWTGVPVRRLTEAESLRLATMEDELHRRVVGQDEAVGAVARAIRRTRAGLKDPRRPAGSFIFAGPTGVGKTDLCKALAEFLFGTDDALIQLDMSEYHDRHTVSRLVGAPPGYVGHDEGGQLTERVRRRPFSVVLFDEVEKAHPDVFHTLLQVLEDGALTDGQGRKVDFRNTVIILTTNLGARDLARALPVGFNIGLGGDEHLQRLVRDELGRQFPPELLNRFDETVVFRHLTEVELGSIADLMLAQVAQRLAARDMVLEVTDRARAHLVRLGFDPAWGARPLRRTIQTSIEDALSERILFEELRPGQRVVVDCPDAELEFRVGEPAVGQVG from the coding sequence ATGTTCGAACGGTTCACCGACCGATCCCGCCGGGTCGTCGTGCTGGCTCAGGAAGAAGCCAGGATCCTCAACCACGGCTCGATCGGCACCGAGCATCTGCTGCTCGGCATCATCCACGAAGGCGAAAACGTCGGCGCCCGGGCGCTGGAAGGGCTCGGGCTGTCCCTGGCCGGCGTACGCCAGCAGGTCGAAGAGGTCGTCGGCACCGGCGGGAAGGCCGCGGTGGGGCACATGCCGTTCACCCCCCGGGCCCGTCAGGTGCTCGAGCTGGCCCTGCGCGAGGCGCTCCAGCTCGGGCACGGCCATATCGGGCCCGAGCACATCCTGCTCGGCCTCGTCCGCGACGGCGGTGGGGTCGGCGCCCAGGTGCTGGCCGGCCTCGGCGCCGACACCGCGGCCGTGCGCCGGCACGTGATCGAGGTGCTCGCCAAGCGCGGCGCCGACGACGACACGGAGCCGGCCGGCAGTGCCGTGCTCGACCAGTTCGGCACCAACCTCACCCAGGCCGCGCGGGACGGCCGGCTCGACCCGGTGATCGGGCGGGAGACCGAGATCGAGCGGGTGATCCGGGTGCTCTGCCGGCGCACCAAGAACAACCCGGTCCTGCTCGGTGAGCCCGGCGTCGGCAAGACCGCGGCCGTCGAGGGCCTGGCGCAACGGATCGCCGCCGGTGAGGTGCCCGATCGGTTGCGCCGCAAGCAGCTCTACACGCTCGACCTGGGCGCACTCGTCGCCGGTTCGCGCTACCGGGGCGACTTCGAAGAACGTCTCAAGAAGGTGCTCAAGGAGGTACGCGGCCGCGGCGACATCATCCTGTTCGTCGACGAGATCCACACCATGGTCGGCGCCGGTGCCGCCGAGGGCGCGCTGGACGCCGCGTCGATCCTCAAGCCACTGCTCGCGCGCCCCGAGCTGCAGCTCATCGGCGCCACCACCAACGACGAATACCGGCGGATCCTGACCAAGGACGCCGCCCTCGAGCGCCGGTTCCAGCCGGTCGCGATGGGTGAGCCGACGGTGCCGCAGACGGTCGAGATCCTCAAGGGGCTGCGCCACCACTACGAGGCGCATCACCGGGTGGTGTTCACCGACGCCGCGCTGGTCGCGGCCGCGACGCTGGCCGACCGCTACGTCGCCGACCGGTTCCTGCCCGACAAGGCGATCGACCTGATCGACGAGGCCGGCGCGCGGACGCACCTGCGCGGGGTGCCCGCCGGCACCGAGGTCGGCGCCGACGACATCGCCGAGGTGCTGGCCGACTGGACCGGCGTGCCGGTGCGGCGGTTGACCGAGGCGGAGAGCCTGCGGCTGGCCACGATGGAGGACGAGTTGCACCGCCGCGTCGTGGGGCAGGACGAAGCCGTCGGCGCTGTCGCGCGGGCGATCCGGCGTACCCGAGCGGGTCTGAAGGATCCTCGCCGCCCCGCGGGGTCGTTCATCTTCGCCGGGCCCACCGGGGTGGGCAAGACCGACCTGTGCAAGGCGCTGGCCGAGTTCCTCTTCGGCACCGACGACGCGCTCATCCAGCTCGACATGTCGGAATACCACGACCGGCACACGGTGTCGCGGCTGGTCGGCGCGCCGCCCGGCTACGTCGGCCACGACGAGGGCGGCCAGCTCACCGAGCGGGTGCGCCGCCGGCCGTTCTCCGTCGTGCTCTTCGACGAGGTCGAGAAGGCGCATCCGGACGTCTTCCACACCCTGCTCCAGGTGCTCGAGGACGGTGCGCTGACCGACGGGCAGGGCCGCAAGGTCGACTTCCGGAACACCGTGATCATCCTGACCACCAACCTGGGCGCCCGCGATCTGGCGCGCGCGCTGCCGGTCGGTTTCAACATCGGGCTCGGTGGCGACGAGCACCTTCAACGGTTGGTACGCGACGAGCTGGGGCGACAGTTCCCGCCCGAGTTGCTCAACCGGTTCGACGAGACCGTGGTGTTCCGGCACCTCACCGAGGTCGAGCTGGGCTCGATCGCCGACCTGATGCTGGCCCAGGTAGCGCAGCGGTTGGCCGCCCGCGACATGGTGCTGGAGGTGACCGATCGGGCCCGGGCCCACCTGGTGCGGCTCGGGTTCGACCCCGCGTGGGGGGCCCGGCCGCTGCGCCGGACGATCCAGACCTCGATCGAAGACGCGCTGTCGGAGCGGATCCTGTTCGAGGAACTGCGACCGGGTCAGCGGGTGGTGGTCGACTGTCCCGACGCCGAGTTGGAGTTCCGGGTCGGCGAGCCCGCGGTCGGTCAGGTCGGGTAG